Genomic DNA from Anabaena cylindrica PCC 7122:
GGTAAAACGCAGGATTACCTAGCTGGTGTAGGGGGGTGTACTCGACAGACCGTAAATAAATTTTTGACAGGAAAACCTATTAGTAAGGAACTGTTTACTTCTCTGTGCAATGAGTTAGAATTGGATTGGCAAGATATTACTGAACTAGAGTTCGATCATCAAGATGAAAATTCCAGGACTATTGTTACTAGTATGAATAGAGCAACTGGTATTTATACTTCTAGAACTGGAGCAGTAACAACAGTAGAAGAACTAAATAACGTTAAAACTTATATTACATCTGATACTATTAATGGTCAATTTAGTATTACAATGCCAGGCGATATAAATAGTCTTTTAAATAATTCTGAAAAACAAAATAATTTGCTAAAAGCCCTGATAATGCTTTCAGGTGATAAAAATGCTACGATATCTAAAATAGAAAAAGGCAGTATAAAAATAACCTTCAATGTTTCTCCAGATGGCATTAAAAAGCTGGACGAAGAACCAGATAAAATTATTTTAGTAGCAAGAATCATTAGCAGAGCTAAAGGTGAAGAATTAGACCTAAGTGATACAGATTTAAGTGGCGTTGATTTGAGTGGCGTTGACTTGAGTGGTATTAACTTCAGTTGTGCTGACCTGAGCAATGCTAATTTACAAGATGCCAATTTAGCAAATGCTGATTTAGATTGTGCAGACTTGAGTGGTGCTAATCTAGAGCGTGCTAATTTAAGAGGTACATCTTTAAATGATACTATAATTGACAACAAGTGGCTTACAGTTTGGAGGATTGTCAATCAGTCATCTGTAGATCGAAATTTAAGTGGTGCTAATTTAGAGCGTGCTAATTTAACGTTTGCTAATTTAAATGGTGCTAATTTAAGGAGTGCTAATTTAAATGGTGCTAATTTAAGTGGTGCTGATTTAAGTGGTGCTAATTTAATTGTTGCTGATTTAAGTGGTGCTACTTTATGGAGTGCTAATTTAAATGGTGCTAATTTAACGTTTGCTAATTTAAGTGGTGCTGATTTAACGTTTGCTAATTTAAATGCTGCTAATTTAAATGCTGCTAATTTAATTGGCGCTACTTTGTGGGGTGCTAATTTAAATGCTGCTAATTTAATTGGTGCTGATTTAAGTGGTGCTACTTTATGGAGTGCTAATTTAAGTGGCGCTACTTTGTGGAGTGCTAATTTAAGTGGTGCTGATTTAAGGAGTGCTGATTTAAGGAGTGCTGATTTAACCAGCACCAAAGTTGAAAACGCTCAGTTTAAAGAAACTTCAGGAATTACTGAGGATGCAAAACGTGAATTAAAACAACGCGGGGCAATTTTTGAAGATTCTCCCGGCGATCGCTCTAAAATTCCTACTCGTTAAAATTTCCCTCAAGAAAATTTGTAAGGTTGCGAACTGTAGCCAATCACCTATACAAGCACAGCGAACTGGCAAGTCAGCGATTGGGCGATCGCTCTTGTTTCCCTTAAGAATTAATTAGGGTGTTTATTTCTAATTCTTCGTTCCCTCTCTTCAATAGTTTTAATTCCCCCTGTTAAATCTGTTGAATAAATGTCAACTCCAATATTCGTTAAGTTTGTAATCCATCTTTGCTGGACTTCTTCTGAGCAATGAGCCATAGCATCAGCCCAAGTTGGGAGTCTGCTATGCTCTAAATTAAATCTATATTTATAGTAAAAAGATTGTGGGTTGTGAGGTTCACCGACCGGATGATTTACCGCACATTCTTGGCATTTATCTTTACTTGGTGGCATTAATGAAAACGTCATAATTACTCCTTGTAAATTTCCTCAATACCTGCGTTAATAGCTTCTTGTGGTGTATCAAATTTGCCTTTTAAAAAAGGGCTTTTAGGGTAATCAGGGTTTGTAAACTCATAGGGTAATGAGTTTTGATACCTTAATAAAAATGAGTATTTAGTTTTATCTTCTGGACATAACCATACATCAATATGATGATATCCTTTTAACCCTTTATTTTTGTATAGTGAAAAATGCTGAACTGGGTAAGCTGGCTGCTTAACATTCCAGTGGTGATGACAAGAGTTGCACCATACAGTTAAATCGGTTTTGCTCTTTCTATAAATATCCTCACTGTTACATCTTGTACATTTCATTTTTCGTTACCTAAATTAATCTGGTTTATGCTTCTTAGTTTTATTCTGAAGAATGAAGCTTTTGATTTCCTCAACTGGATATTTTTTATCAATCATTTCCCTTACTAATGGTGCAATTCTCGCTGGTATCGGCATTGATTTATTTCGCCATTCACCATTAACTTTAACTTCGTAGTAATACCCCCATCGCCAATGATCATAGTTTAACTTATCCCTCTCCCCAGTAACTCTAGGGTAAGTAACTATTGTTCCATCCTTGAGCTTCTTATTTTCTAGAAATGGTGCAAGACTTCCTGAAGCTATTTTTGATTTCTTAGTCTTAATCTCTTCTTGAGAAGCTTCTGATTTTTCCCTTAAGAATTTCTCAACTAACTCCTGGGGTGCGATCGCTAACTGTTCAATCAAATCGTCATCTTGACCCCAGAAATAGCATTTTAAGTCAGCGTAGCTGTTGCCGTATTTAACAGAGAAGTATTCACCAGGACTTGCTTCTATAATTTCCCCTACCCTGCCATTGAGGATATATTCACCAGGTTTAAATTCAGGTTTAGGTGACAGGTGACAGGTGACAGGTGACAGTAAAGAAAGTTCAATATCCCATAGTCCGGGCATACCCCTAGCTGGTATTGGTTCATTGAGAATTACCACGTTTTCTAACTTCCAGGCATAACGGCCAACTTCCCACAAACCACATCTTAATTCTGTCTCTGACTGCTGACTGATAAATTCCTCAGTCATTTTGATACAGTCGGTAAGGTCTGCGATCGCAACTATAGAACCAAAAGGCACATTTTCCCCTAAGAAATCTGGAGATAAATCTGCAAACGCACCTAACCAATAATATGTATCCTCTTGTTTTACAGCAGCGTGTATGGCAATTTTTCCCCGATAGTTGGTAGCTTTACCCCTTGTTTCATAATGCTTATATTTGCCTACCAGAGAAGCCCAAGGTTGATGTAGAGTAAGGGCTTTAATTTTAGTTGTCGTGGTTTGATTGTCGGTGTTTGTCGTGGTTGCTAAAACTTCCAACTCCTGCGAGTTCTGCAAGGTAACAGACTCGTTTAAGGACAATTTCTGCTTGTTGGGGTGTAACTGCTCTGCCGTAGAGATCAATGCAGTGCCGTCTATTTTTGATGTGGTGTCCCGTGCCGGGATAAGTGGGAGTTGCACTGATAGTATCTCTCCAGTGTCCGCTAATGGGTACTCCACCCAACCAATCGGGAACCCCATCATCCAGCCCGAAACCATTGGGTGTAACTTGTCCCCCTGGTTGATGAATGGCCTCAATTTCTGCTCTAATCTGTTCGTCCCAGCCGGTCGGCAGTTTCCCGAACCTTTGGGGTAAGTCGTGGGGGTAGGCAATAACAAAAACTCGCTCTCGTTCGTGGGGTGCGCCAAGCTCCGACGCTGAAATGATTTCTGGATCTTCGTAACTGTATTCGACCATTCGGAGTCCCCCAAGAACTGCTCTAAGTCCGTTGTTAATAATTCCTCTGGGTTGCTCAATAACAACAAATTCAGGCTGTTCAACTGCGATCGCTCTGAGGGAATAAAAGAACATTTTTGACTCTGGGTGGTTGAGTCCTTCTCGCTTGCCGGCGTTACTTGTTCCCGTGCAGGGGAATGATACCCAGTGGATGTTATGCCGTTTGAATTGTCCTTGATAGGTTCT
This window encodes:
- a CDS encoding pentapeptide repeat-containing protein, with the protein product MGKRSFRASAAGVEKLNQAFEKYGKTQDYLAGVGGCTRQTVNKFLTGKPISKELFTSLCNELELDWQDITELEFDHQDENSRTIVTSMNRATGIYTSRTGAVTTVEELNNVKTYITSDTINGQFSITMPGDINSLLNNSEKQNNLLKALIMLSGDKNATISKIEKGSIKITFNVSPDGIKKLDEEPDKIILVARIISRAKGEELDLSDTDLSGVDLSGVDLSGINFSCADLSNANLQDANLANADLDCADLSGANLERANLRGTSLNDTIIDNKWLTVWRIVNQSSVDRNLSGANLERANLTFANLNGANLRSANLNGANLSGADLSGANLIVADLSGATLWSANLNGANLTFANLSGADLTFANLNAANLNAANLIGATLWGANLNAANLIGADLSGATLWSANLSGATLWSANLSGADLRSADLRSADLTSTKVENAQFKETSGITEDAKRELKQRGAIFEDSPGDRSKIPTR
- a CDS encoding DNA cytosine methyltransferase; this encodes MLTMLDSYAGTGAATIAGDKLGIRTTQFIEIDSSAQRVLSYRFPKIPIHPDIRTYQGQFKRHNIHWVSFPCTGTSNAGKREGLNHPESKMFFYSLRAIAVEQPEFVVIEQPRGIINNGLRAVLGGLRMVEYSYEDPEIISASELGAPHERERVFVIAYPHDLPQRFGKLPTGWDEQIRAEIEAIHQPGGQVTPNGFGLDDGVPDWLGGVPISGHWRDTISATPTYPGTGHHIKNRRHCIDLYGRAVTPQQAEIVLKRVCYLAELAGVGSFSNHDKHRQSNHDN